The Phosphitispora fastidiosa DNA segment GTCACTGTCGCGTTCCTTACATTTTCCATGCTCCGCCGGGCCATTTGGGTAGCAGTAGTCTTTCTCAGGGAATCAACATTCGAAGTAAAGCTGAACTGAAACAGAGCTAGAATAGTGACCATAGCCATTGCCAGAATCCCCAAGGCCACTACCACCTCCAGCAATGAGGAACCTCTACTGTTAAATATATCTTTGATTCCGATTTTTCCCCTTTTCATAAGCAAATCCACCATTCCGTTTTCCTTCACACATTATCAGATTTAGTGCATTATCAGGTCGAGATATAACTCAAGCAATTCAGTTTGGAAAAAATAAATGAAAAAAGCGCCAGTTGACAAAAATGGTCCAAACGGTATCCCCGTTTTTCTGAGAGGTTTTCTTTTTATGATACAAAGTATGATTCCAAACAGGCTGCCCATTACGGAAGCCAGAAAAACAGTTGCCAGGATACCTTGCCACCCCAAAAATGTTCCCATAGCCGCAGCGTATTTTATATCTCCCCCGCCCATGCCCCCGCGGGAAGCCATGGCCGCAGCAAATAATACCACCCCCCCTGCCAGGAAGCCTTCCAGGCTGTACCGCCATCCCTGATGTCCTCCCGCTGCCAGAACAAACCCTGATACAGCTCCAAAAATATTTAATTTATTGGGAATGATGCGGTGTTCAATATCGATTACGGCAGCCAAAAATATTATAATTAAAAAGATTGTAACGGACAGAAAATGCCAGGTTGGACCGTACATAAGAAACAAAGTATAAAATGAGATGCCAAAAATTAATTCAATTATGGGGTAACGAATAGAAATCTTATGATTGCAGTAAGCACATTTCCCCTTAAGATATATGTAGCTGAGAACAGGTATCAGATGCTGCCACTTAATCCGCTTTTTACACAAGGTACAGTGGGATGGCGGCCAGACAACCGATTCGCCCCTTGGGAGGCGGCAGATAACTACATTGATGAAACTGCCTATAATAAGGCCTAATAAAAATATGATAATATTCATTA contains these protein-coding regions:
- a CDS encoding type IV pilus modification PilV family protein; protein product: MKRGKIGIKDIFNSRGSSLLEVVVALGILAMAMVTILALFQFSFTSNVDSLRKTTATQMARRSMENVRNATVTAGTYSETVDFDKTNYRIYRDIKPSPVYDNMYEVSVRVYWPDTRGQERIVEIGMERTPER
- a CDS encoding prepilin peptidase is translated as MNIIIFLLGLIIGSFINVVICRLPRGESVVWPPSHCTLCKKRIKWQHLIPVLSYIYLKGKCAYCNHKISIRYPIIELIFGISFYTLFLMYGPTWHFLSVTIFLIIIFLAAVIDIEHRIIPNKLNIFGAVSGFVLAAGGHQGWRYSLEGFLAGGVVLFAAAMASRGGMGGGDIKYAAAMGTFLGWQGILATVFLASVMGSLFGIILCIIKRKPLRKTGIPFGPFLSTGAFFIYFFQTELLELYLDLIMH